From Cotesia glomerata isolate CgM1 linkage group LG2, MPM_Cglom_v2.3, whole genome shotgun sequence, a single genomic window includes:
- the LOC123259531 gene encoding caskin-2 isoform X4 gives MSRPSKAVTQVKKVAPPAVPDVFRHSGSSFGSAGYASSEDGGFLSSGGGVPGDDGSYGMPAGKSPGPIYTHPGFAFPPVVGKYAHAEDQGIDMTQSPGRDSPGSSGSGSGSRHSTASLDSGRASGYHLGPRGLGSGGALTSSPRCSISSLGSHPDRPSDLDVHAWLTELQFEEYFQLFSSAGYDLATITRMTPEDLTAIGIKKPNHRKRLKAEIDNLNVGDGLPEHIPGSLEEWLRLLRLEEYLGALHQQGMRSVEDVTTLTWEDLEDIGIVRLGHQKKLLLAIKRVKDIRAGKRIQPLDLARLPPHPGHTQDVVIQRGGSDLPSPDEDCSSPVLRSFQRNESSPWRSMYAALPAGVDYATVGRGPRGKSLESLEDAPLTYPPSPAPSSHADTINWRPRCFEDGDVTPTNEVYDKSMIEAGGNTLPRPRHCLVRPRPVAKLLDQVTATPGQFKSLPRDFDNKYQLTYGLESSPHLSKRRPPSPPRRQSSRDLGNNGNGDVVIDCSGPVPTTCEEHHLHHHHLHHQQPPPPAPSGAPSTPQMHRPSSSMSRSWGSVSTNVNDEHELIASLALQHRNGSDASFKSSSSTESDSLPFANENAGTIKQRVARVQEYGQNSPNLSGHIMGHHQQHHSHHHHPQHHHHVVGNESGRDEPADVLNDIGNMLANLTDELDAMLEEEKRQGLNS, from the exons ATGAGCCGGCCGTCGAAAGCCGTGACCCAGGTAAAGAAGGTGGCACCACCGGCCGTGCCCGATGTCTTCCGACACTCAGGTTCGTCCTTTGGATCGGCAGGATACGCCAGCAGCGAGGACGGAGGCTTCCTGTCGAGTGGCGGGGGTGTTCCTGGTGACGACGGGTCCTATGGAATGCCAGCGGGAAAGAGCCCGGGTCCCATTTACACGCATCCTGGATTCGCATTCCCACCAGTCGTTGGCAAATATGCCCACGCTGAGGATCAAG GTATCGACATGACACAAAGCCCAGGACGTGACAGCCCAGGCAGCTCAGGCTCAGGATCCGGGTCGAGACACTCAACCGCGTCATTGGACTCAGGACGGGCCTCAGGCTACCACTTGGGCCCTCGAGGACTCGGCTCCGGAGGCGCTCTCACCTCCTCGCCGAGGTGTTCCATTAGCTCGCTGGGAAGTCATCCCGACCGGCCCTCGGATCTTGATGTCCACGCCTGGCTCACCGAGCTCCAGTTCGAGGAGTACTTTCAGCTCTTCTCTTCCGCAGGGTATGATCTTGCGACCATAACGCGCATGACCCCCGAGGACCTCACAGCTATAG GTATTAAGAAACCAAATCATAGAAAGCGTCTAAAGGCGGAGATCGACAATCTGAACGTGGGCGACGGCCTGCCAGAGCACATACCCGGCTCATTAGAGGAATGGTTACGACTACTGCGACTGGAGGAGTACTTGGGAGCGTTGCACCAGCAAGGCATGAGATCCGTCGAGGACGTCACGACTCTAACTTGGGAGGATCTCGAGGACATTGGTATCGTCAGACTGGGTCACCAGAAGAAGCTGTTGCTGGCAATTAAGCGAGTTAAGGACATACGAGCAGGCAAGAGGATCCAGCCGCTGGATTTAGCAAGACTTCCTCCGCATCCTGGACACACTCAGGACGTAGTTATCCAGCGAGGAGGCTCGGATCTTCCGTCGCCGGACGAGGACTGCTCGTCTCCGGTCCTGAGGTCTTTCCAGCGGAACGAGTCCTCGCCCTGGAGGAGCATGTACGCGGCTTTGCCTGCTGGAGTAGATTACGCGACAGTGGGTCGCGGACCGAGAGGAAAATCACTGGAGAGTCTCGAGGACGCTCCGCTGACTTATCCGCCCTCACCGGCGCCGTCATCGCACGCGGACACGATAAATTGGCGGCCGAGGTGCTTCGAAGACGGGGACGTCACGCCGACCAACGAAGTCTATGATAAGTCGATGATCGAAGCCGGTGGCAACACTCTTCCTAGACCCAGACACTGTCTCGTGCGTCCGAGACCCGTCGCCaag ctgttgGACCAGGTCACCGCAACGCCAGGACAGTTCAAATCTCTTCCGCGAGACTTTGACAACAAGTACCAGCTGACATACGGGCTGGAGAGCAGCCCACATTTGTCGAAACGCCGGCCACCTTCTCCTCCTCGCCGTCAGAGCTCCAGAGATTTGGGGAATAATGGAAACGGCGATGTTGTTATCGATTGCAGTGGCCCGGTGCCTACCACCTGCGAGGAAcatcatcttcatcatcatcatttgCATCATCAACAACCTCCTCCTCCCGCGCCCAGTGGAGCGCCTTCTACTCCACAAATGCACCGGCCATCTTCTTCCATGTCACGCTCTTGGGGTAGTGTAAGTACTAATGTCAATGACGAACATGAACTCATCGCATCACTCGCTCTTCAGCATCGCAACGGATCTGACGCTAGTTTTAAG tcaAGTTCGAGTACAGAATCTGATTCTCTACCATTTGCGAATGAGAACGCGGGTACAATAAAACAACGTGTAGCGAGAGTTCAGGAGTACGGGCAAAACTCGCCGAATTTAAGCGGTCACATAATGGGACACCACCAGCAGCATCACTCTCACCACCACCATCCGCAGCACCACCATCACGTAGTTGGAAATGAATCCGGGCGAGATGAGCCCGCAGACGTATTAAATGACATCGGTAACATGCTGGCCAACCTGACAGATGAGCTGGACGCGATGCTCGAGGAGGAAAAACGGCAAGGGCTCAATTCATAA
- the LOC123259531 gene encoding caskin-2 isoform X3, with protein sequence MRRISVGGMSRPSKAVTQVKKVAPPAVPDVFRHSGSSFGSAGYASSEDGGFLSSGGGVPGDDGSYGMPAGKSPGPIYTHPGFAFPPVVGKYAHAEDQGIDMTQSPGRDSPGSSGSGSGSRHSTASLDSGRASGYHLGPRGLGSGGALTSSPRCSISSLGSHPDRPSDLDVHAWLTELQFEEYFQLFSSAGYDLATITRMTPEDLTAIGIKKPNHRKRLKAEIDNLNVGDGLPEHIPGSLEEWLRLLRLEEYLGALHQQGMRSVEDVTTLTWEDLEDIGIVRLGHQKKLLLAIKRVKDIRAGKRIQPLDLARLPPHPGHTQDVVIQRGGSDLPSPDEDCSSPVLRSFQRNESSPWRSMYAALPAGVDYATVGRGPRGKSLESLEDAPLTYPPSPAPSSHADTINWRPRCFEDGDVTPTNEVYDKSMIEAGGNTLPRPRHCLVRPRPVAKLLDQVTATPGQFKSLPRDFDNKYQLTYGLESSPHLSKRRPPSPPRRQSSRDLGNNGNGDVVIDCSGPVPTTCEEHHLHHHHLHHQQPPPPAPSGAPSTPQMHRPSSSMSRSWGSVSTNVNDEHELIASLALQHRNGSDASFKSSSSTESDSLPFANENAGTIKQRVARVQEYGQNSPNLSGHIMGHHQQHHSHHHHPQHHHHVVGNESGRDEPADVLNDIGNMLANLTDELDAMLEEEKRQGLNS encoded by the exons TTGGCGGTATGAGCCGGCCGTCGAAAGCCGTGACCCAGGTAAAGAAGGTGGCACCACCGGCCGTGCCCGATGTCTTCCGACACTCAGGTTCGTCCTTTGGATCGGCAGGATACGCCAGCAGCGAGGACGGAGGCTTCCTGTCGAGTGGCGGGGGTGTTCCTGGTGACGACGGGTCCTATGGAATGCCAGCGGGAAAGAGCCCGGGTCCCATTTACACGCATCCTGGATTCGCATTCCCACCAGTCGTTGGCAAATATGCCCACGCTGAGGATCAAG GTATCGACATGACACAAAGCCCAGGACGTGACAGCCCAGGCAGCTCAGGCTCAGGATCCGGGTCGAGACACTCAACCGCGTCATTGGACTCAGGACGGGCCTCAGGCTACCACTTGGGCCCTCGAGGACTCGGCTCCGGAGGCGCTCTCACCTCCTCGCCGAGGTGTTCCATTAGCTCGCTGGGAAGTCATCCCGACCGGCCCTCGGATCTTGATGTCCACGCCTGGCTCACCGAGCTCCAGTTCGAGGAGTACTTTCAGCTCTTCTCTTCCGCAGGGTATGATCTTGCGACCATAACGCGCATGACCCCCGAGGACCTCACAGCTATAG GTATTAAGAAACCAAATCATAGAAAGCGTCTAAAGGCGGAGATCGACAATCTGAACGTGGGCGACGGCCTGCCAGAGCACATACCCGGCTCATTAGAGGAATGGTTACGACTACTGCGACTGGAGGAGTACTTGGGAGCGTTGCACCAGCAAGGCATGAGATCCGTCGAGGACGTCACGACTCTAACTTGGGAGGATCTCGAGGACATTGGTATCGTCAGACTGGGTCACCAGAAGAAGCTGTTGCTGGCAATTAAGCGAGTTAAGGACATACGAGCAGGCAAGAGGATCCAGCCGCTGGATTTAGCAAGACTTCCTCCGCATCCTGGACACACTCAGGACGTAGTTATCCAGCGAGGAGGCTCGGATCTTCCGTCGCCGGACGAGGACTGCTCGTCTCCGGTCCTGAGGTCTTTCCAGCGGAACGAGTCCTCGCCCTGGAGGAGCATGTACGCGGCTTTGCCTGCTGGAGTAGATTACGCGACAGTGGGTCGCGGACCGAGAGGAAAATCACTGGAGAGTCTCGAGGACGCTCCGCTGACTTATCCGCCCTCACCGGCGCCGTCATCGCACGCGGACACGATAAATTGGCGGCCGAGGTGCTTCGAAGACGGGGACGTCACGCCGACCAACGAAGTCTATGATAAGTCGATGATCGAAGCCGGTGGCAACACTCTTCCTAGACCCAGACACTGTCTCGTGCGTCCGAGACCCGTCGCCaag ctgttgGACCAGGTCACCGCAACGCCAGGACAGTTCAAATCTCTTCCGCGAGACTTTGACAACAAGTACCAGCTGACATACGGGCTGGAGAGCAGCCCACATTTGTCGAAACGCCGGCCACCTTCTCCTCCTCGCCGTCAGAGCTCCAGAGATTTGGGGAATAATGGAAACGGCGATGTTGTTATCGATTGCAGTGGCCCGGTGCCTACCACCTGCGAGGAAcatcatcttcatcatcatcatttgCATCATCAACAACCTCCTCCTCCCGCGCCCAGTGGAGCGCCTTCTACTCCACAAATGCACCGGCCATCTTCTTCCATGTCACGCTCTTGGGGTAGTGTAAGTACTAATGTCAATGACGAACATGAACTCATCGCATCACTCGCTCTTCAGCATCGCAACGGATCTGACGCTAGTTTTAAG tcaAGTTCGAGTACAGAATCTGATTCTCTACCATTTGCGAATGAGAACGCGGGTACAATAAAACAACGTGTAGCGAGAGTTCAGGAGTACGGGCAAAACTCGCCGAATTTAAGCGGTCACATAATGGGACACCACCAGCAGCATCACTCTCACCACCACCATCCGCAGCACCACCATCACGTAGTTGGAAATGAATCCGGGCGAGATGAGCCCGCAGACGTATTAAATGACATCGGTAACATGCTGGCCAACCTGACAGATGAGCTGGACGCGATGCTCGAGGAGGAAAAACGGCAAGGGCTCAATTCATAA